One Sodalinema gerasimenkoae IPPAS B-353 DNA segment encodes these proteins:
- a CDS encoding YbaB/EbfC family nucleoid-associated protein: MAKQQGQGFGFGLGKMKELAAAFQKAQEVQEGAKRLQEELDMLEIPGQSSDGTVTVVLSGNQEPRGAEVSQAALDQGSEAVSRLVTEAMQDAYGKSTATMREKMEELTGGLNLPGM; this comes from the coding sequence ATGGCTAAACAACAAGGACAAGGATTTGGATTTGGCTTGGGCAAGATGAAAGAACTTGCCGCCGCCTTCCAGAAAGCACAGGAGGTTCAAGAAGGGGCCAAACGTCTTCAGGAAGAACTCGATATGCTGGAAATCCCTGGCCAGTCCAGTGATGGGACGGTGACGGTAGTCCTCAGCGGTAACCAAGAACCTCGGGGAGCAGAGGTCTCTCAAGCGGCTCTAGACCAGGGATCTGAAGCCGTCTCGCGCTTGGTAACCGAAGCCATGCAGGATGCCTATGGTAAATCCACAGCAACCATGCGGGAGAAGATGGAAGAACTCACTGGTGGTCTGAATCTGCCGGGTATGTAA
- the murB gene encoding UDP-N-acetylmuramate dehydrogenase translates to MIMFSHSSPPLSMDSPDRRPIHILGAKCPLYPQIPLAKMTTLRVGGAAQWYMAPRHLDDLYAALTWANSEGFPITFLGAGSNLLIGDRGISGLVVSTRYLREYHLDDVSGTVRVAAGFPLPKLAWELASHGLSGFEWAVGIPGTVGGAVVMNAGAHRSCLADNVLEVEVLETDGQVVTLPRNALGYSYRTSCLQGSSRLVLGATLQLQAGEDPARVRLRTDKHLKQRHGTQPYHRPSCGSVFRNPKPQAAGWLIEQAGLKGYCVGGVHVANEHANFILNSGRGTTQDAIAVIRHVREMVRHRWDVELQTEVKLLGEFSQDVSDLW, encoded by the coding sequence ATGATAATGTTTTCCCATTCAAGCCCTCCCCTATCAATGGACTCGCCCGATCGCAGGCCGATTCATATTCTAGGTGCGAAATGCCCGCTGTATCCCCAAATCCCCCTGGCTAAGATGACCACCCTGCGCGTCGGAGGAGCCGCTCAGTGGTACATGGCCCCACGGCATCTCGATGACCTCTATGCTGCCTTGACTTGGGCCAACTCAGAAGGGTTCCCGATTACCTTTCTCGGGGCCGGCTCGAATCTACTGATTGGCGATCGCGGCATCTCGGGCTTAGTGGTCAGCACCCGCTATTTACGGGAGTATCATCTCGATGATGTCTCAGGAACGGTGAGGGTCGCCGCCGGTTTCCCGTTGCCCAAACTGGCCTGGGAGTTAGCGAGTCATGGGTTAAGTGGTTTCGAGTGGGCCGTGGGTATCCCGGGAACCGTTGGCGGAGCGGTTGTTATGAATGCCGGCGCTCACCGCAGTTGTTTGGCCGATAATGTGCTGGAGGTGGAGGTCTTAGAAACCGATGGTCAGGTGGTGACCCTACCCCGAAATGCCCTCGGCTATAGTTACCGAACCTCTTGTCTGCAAGGGAGTTCTCGTTTGGTTCTCGGGGCAACCCTACAACTCCAAGCCGGAGAAGACCCAGCGCGAGTGCGGCTACGGACGGACAAGCATCTGAAACAACGCCACGGAACCCAACCCTATCACCGTCCTAGTTGTGGGAGTGTCTTCCGCAATCCCAAACCTCAAGCTGCTGGTTGGTTGATTGAACAAGCGGGGTTGAAGGGGTATTGTGTGGGAGGAGTCCATGTGGCCAATGAACATGCTAATTTCATTCTCAACAGTGGTCGGGGAACGACTCAGGATGCGATCGCCGTCATCCGTCATGTACGGGAGATGGTTCGCCATCGCTGGGATGTTGAACTGCAAACCGAGGTGAAACTGCTCGGGGAGTTTTCCCAGGATGTGAGTGATCTTTGGTGA
- the murC gene encoding UDP-N-acetylmuramate--L-alanine ligase encodes MPDSVDFSGKPFHFIGIGGIGMSALAYVLAKRQLPVYGSDLKSNHITQRLQKLGVHIFWEQEAKNLEVFTATPKSPSSGTGTGQLHEPSGAAIAPQELPQVICSTAINPNNGEYQAAVALGCPIFHRSDVLAALIQTHHSIAVAGTHGKTTTSSLIGYLLLQAGLDPTIVVGGEVEAWSGNARLGNSPYLVAEADESDGSLVKFESQLGIITNIELDHPDRYQSLEEVTGIFRTFAQRCQTTVGCIDCDVVRDRLKPDITYSLDPERGADYTADAVNVSAEGTQAQIWERGTCLGELHLALLGTHNLSNALAAIAVGRSLGLDFPIIAQALHSFEGARRRFELLGVANKIRFIDDYAHHPSEIAATLSAARLQVEGPDSPSRRLVAIFQPHRYSRTQTFIREFAAAFRDADAVVIAPVYSAGETPIPGVSSSHLAAAIAEHHDAVHVQPTLSELKTFLQDFLQPGDLALFLGAGDLNQIVPDLLDWHRQVEHKHDHMQSSRS; translated from the coding sequence ATGCCGGATTCTGTTGATTTCAGCGGCAAGCCATTTCATTTCATCGGCATCGGTGGAATTGGCATGTCTGCTCTAGCATATGTTTTAGCGAAGCGCCAGCTTCCCGTCTATGGTTCAGATTTAAAGTCTAATCATATTACCCAGCGATTACAGAAGCTGGGTGTTCATATTTTCTGGGAACAGGAAGCTAAAAATCTGGAGGTCTTCACCGCTACGCCTAAATCCCCATCCTCTGGAACCGGGACGGGCCAGCTACATGAACCCAGTGGTGCGGCGATCGCCCCTCAAGAACTCCCCCAGGTGATCTGCTCGACAGCCATCAATCCGAACAATGGAGAGTACCAGGCAGCAGTAGCTCTGGGCTGCCCAATTTTTCACCGTTCCGATGTTTTGGCGGCCCTTATCCAAACCCACCATAGTATCGCTGTTGCCGGAACCCACGGTAAAACGACCACGAGCAGTTTAATCGGCTATCTACTCTTACAAGCTGGACTCGATCCTACGATTGTTGTGGGCGGGGAAGTCGAAGCCTGGTCTGGGAATGCCCGTCTAGGCAACAGTCCCTATCTCGTGGCAGAAGCCGATGAGTCCGATGGCTCTTTGGTTAAGTTTGAATCCCAGTTAGGGATTATTACCAACATTGAACTGGATCACCCCGATCGCTACCAAAGCCTCGAAGAAGTCACCGGCATTTTTCGCACCTTTGCCCAACGCTGTCAAACTACAGTTGGCTGTATTGATTGTGATGTGGTCCGAGATCGCCTTAAGCCGGACATCACCTACAGCTTAGACCCCGAACGAGGGGCAGACTACACCGCCGATGCCGTCAACGTGTCCGCCGAAGGAACTCAAGCCCAAATCTGGGAACGGGGAACCTGTCTGGGGGAACTCCATCTCGCTCTGTTAGGAACTCATAACCTCAGTAATGCCCTGGCGGCGATCGCCGTCGGCCGCTCCCTCGGACTGGACTTTCCCATTATCGCCCAAGCTCTCCATAGCTTTGAGGGCGCCCGGCGTCGCTTTGAATTGCTCGGTGTTGCCAATAAGATTCGCTTTATTGACGATTACGCCCATCATCCCAGTGAAATTGCTGCCACCCTCTCAGCAGCCCGTTTGCAGGTTGAGGGACCCGATTCTCCGAGTCGTCGGTTGGTGGCAATTTTTCAGCCCCATCGCTATAGTCGAACCCAAACCTTCATTCGTGAGTTTGCTGCTGCTTTCCGCGATGCGGATGCAGTGGTGATTGCTCCGGTTTACAGTGCAGGTGAAACCCCGATTCCTGGAGTCAGCAGTAGCCATCTGGCTGCCGCCATTGCCGAACATCACGATGCCGTCCATGTTCAGCCAACCCTGTCTGAACTGAAAACCTTCCTCCAGGACTTTTTGCAACCGGGGGACTTAGCGTTATTTTTGGGTGCTGGTGATCTCAATCAGATTGTCCCGGATTTACTAGACTGGCATCGCCAGGTAGAACATAAGCATGATCACATGCAGTCTTCCCGTTCCTAG
- a CDS encoding type I glyceraldehyde-3-phosphate dehydrogenase: protein MIRVAINGFGRIGRNFLRCWLTRENTGLEIVGVNDTSDPKTNAHLLKYDTMLGKLDAEVSSDSNSIIVNGKTIKCVSDRNPLNLPWKEWDIDLVVESTGVFVTEEGASKHLQAGAKKVLITAPGKGGAIGTYVMGVNHETYTHDAYNVVSNASCTTNCLAPIVKVLHENFGIIKGTMTTTHSYTGDQRLLDASHRDVRRARAAAMNIVPTSTGAAKAVALVIPEMKGKLNGIALRVPTPNVSVVDLVAQVERKTFTEQLNEVLHSAANGHMKGILGYSDEPLVSTDYKGANESSVVDSSLTLVMDGDLIKVVAWYDNEWGYSQRVVDLAELVAEKWVG, encoded by the coding sequence GTGATTAGAGTAGCAATTAATGGTTTTGGACGTATTGGACGCAACTTTTTGCGTTGCTGGCTAACCCGTGAAAATACCGGGTTGGAAATTGTGGGGGTCAACGACACCTCCGACCCGAAAACCAATGCGCACTTGCTCAAGTATGACACCATGCTGGGCAAATTAGACGCAGAGGTCAGTTCAGATAGTAATTCGATTATTGTCAATGGCAAGACGATTAAATGCGTCAGCGATCGCAATCCCCTCAATCTGCCCTGGAAGGAGTGGGACATTGACCTAGTGGTGGAATCCACTGGAGTCTTCGTAACGGAAGAAGGAGCCTCCAAGCACTTGCAAGCTGGAGCCAAAAAGGTTCTCATCACCGCCCCGGGTAAAGGCGGCGCAATTGGCACCTATGTTATGGGGGTCAACCACGAAACCTATACGCACGATGCCTACAACGTGGTGAGCAACGCCAGTTGTACCACCAACTGCTTAGCTCCCATTGTCAAGGTGTTGCACGAGAACTTCGGCATCATCAAAGGCACCATGACCACCACCCACAGCTACACCGGTGACCAACGGCTACTCGATGCCAGTCACCGGGATGTGCGTCGTGCTCGTGCAGCGGCTATGAACATTGTCCCCACCTCCACCGGTGCAGCCAAAGCCGTGGCCCTGGTCATTCCGGAAATGAAAGGGAAACTCAACGGGATTGCGCTACGGGTTCCCACCCCCAACGTATCTGTGGTGGACCTTGTGGCTCAAGTTGAGCGTAAAACCTTCACTGAGCAATTAAACGAAGTGCTCCATAGTGCGGCCAATGGTCACATGAAAGGCATCCTAGGCTACAGTGACGAACCGCTCGTCTCGACTGACTACAAGGGAGCCAACGAGTCCTCCGTCGTCGATTCCAGCCTCACCTTAGTCATGGATGGAGATCTCATTAAAGTTGTTGCCTGGTATGACAACGAATGGGGCTACAGCCAACGGGTGGTTGACTTGGCTGAACTGGTTGCCGAGAAATGGGTTGGCTAG
- a CDS encoding cation:proton antiporter gives MNPINLFFPIQTSGDIKPLSLPYLGQVLSPTDDPVAIFLIILAIMLVAPLLFERFKMPGIIGLILAGVAVGPHGLGVLELDSTIDLLGTVGLLFLMFLGGLETSLEDLRQNAKGAITFGLATFLLPMVIGTAAILMLDYSLLAAILIASTFSSHTLVALPVLNRLGIMRSRVVTSTLGATLITNILALLVLAVVVRAEEGELTLEFWLFLIPSLIIYTFATLWGIPKLGRWFFIKFGHDDRAEFMFVLAALFVVSYLANLIQIEPIVGAFLAGVAITPLVPQLSPLMNRIQFIGNTLFVPFFLISVGMLVDPMILIEEPEALLVAAVMVGAEAMSKFAAAWGSGWFLKWSGPGRMVGFGLSIAQAASTLAAATVALDIGLVDEVTINGVILMILITCVASPWITARWGAQLDTPQAQSSEHSEEDRAQDGWGARILVPVANPNTEDRLLQLAIILAKRKEGTLLPLHVLSDRGGPVSSAAREGQKQLLSTAEMIAHGAVTAVETIGRVDDSIDWGILRVAQERNASLVICGWKGYSTYRENFFGSVIDNVVRQSHVPVLVARFPKPLENIQRVRLAVTDAQVASPLFRPTLRLAQSVANELKSDLAILQVLPSRAEAPRVDLSEREPEVELEVTRGGLVVQVITVLEPNDLLVLIAGKNRAGGPALGRAAETIARSQPKSSMLILHFPDETDNS, from the coding sequence ATGAATCCCATAAATTTGTTTTTCCCAATTCAGACCAGTGGTGACATCAAGCCTCTGTCGCTGCCTTACCTGGGCCAAGTCCTAAGTCCCACGGACGATCCCGTTGCCATCTTCCTGATTATTCTGGCCATCATGTTGGTGGCGCCGCTTTTATTTGAGCGGTTCAAAATGCCCGGTATTATTGGACTTATTTTAGCGGGGGTTGCCGTTGGTCCCCACGGTTTAGGAGTTCTCGAACTCGACAGTACCATCGACCTCTTAGGGACAGTAGGCTTATTATTTTTAATGTTTTTAGGAGGATTAGAAACTAGCCTAGAAGATTTACGGCAGAATGCCAAAGGCGCGATTACCTTTGGCTTGGCGACATTCTTATTGCCCATGGTAATTGGAACGGCTGCCATCCTCATGCTGGACTATTCTCTACTAGCTGCCATCCTGATTGCTTCAACCTTTTCCTCTCATACCTTGGTTGCCCTACCAGTGTTGAATCGGCTGGGAATCATGAGGTCGCGGGTGGTCACCTCGACCCTTGGGGCAACTCTGATTACCAATATTTTAGCCCTACTGGTCTTAGCCGTTGTGGTGCGCGCTGAAGAGGGAGAACTAACTCTGGAATTTTGGTTATTTTTAATTCCCTCCCTGATTATTTATACCTTTGCAACCTTATGGGGAATCCCCAAACTGGGCCGTTGGTTTTTTATTAAGTTTGGCCATGATGATCGAGCCGAATTTATGTTTGTTTTAGCGGCTTTATTTGTGGTGTCCTATTTAGCCAACTTAATCCAAATTGAACCGATTGTCGGAGCCTTTTTAGCCGGGGTTGCTATTACTCCCCTAGTCCCTCAACTGAGTCCACTGATGAATCGGATTCAGTTTATCGGCAATACCCTATTTGTGCCGTTTTTCCTGATTTCCGTCGGGATGTTAGTGGACCCGATGATTTTGATCGAAGAACCCGAAGCCTTGCTAGTGGCGGCGGTCATGGTCGGAGCGGAGGCTATGAGTAAATTTGCAGCAGCTTGGGGAAGCGGCTGGTTTTTAAAATGGTCTGGCCCCGGTCGTATGGTCGGGTTTGGCTTATCCATCGCTCAGGCCGCCTCGACCCTAGCGGCGGCAACGGTGGCCCTGGATATTGGCTTAGTGGATGAGGTAACTATCAATGGGGTAATCCTGATGATTTTGATTACCTGTGTTGCCTCTCCCTGGATTACCGCTCGCTGGGGGGCACAATTGGATACACCTCAAGCCCAGTCGTCAGAACATAGCGAGGAAGATCGTGCACAAGACGGATGGGGGGCAAGAATTTTAGTGCCGGTGGCCAACCCCAATACAGAAGATCGACTGCTGCAATTGGCGATTATCTTGGCCAAGCGCAAAGAAGGCACCCTACTGCCGCTGCATGTTTTATCCGATCGCGGGGGACCTGTGTCCTCGGCGGCACGGGAGGGACAAAAACAGCTCTTAAGTACCGCCGAGATGATTGCTCATGGAGCGGTGACGGCAGTGGAAACCATCGGGCGGGTGGATGATTCCATCGATTGGGGGATTCTGCGAGTTGCCCAGGAGCGCAATGCCAGTCTCGTCATTTGTGGGTGGAAAGGCTATTCGACCTATCGCGAGAATTTCTTTGGCAGTGTCATCGATAATGTGGTTCGTCAATCCCACGTTCCGGTGTTGGTCGCCCGCTTTCCCAAACCTTTGGAAAATATACAACGGGTGCGATTAGCGGTCACTGATGCTCAGGTCGCCTCACCTCTGTTTCGACCCACCTTGAGGTTGGCGCAGTCGGTGGCCAACGAGTTGAAAAGTGATTTAGCGATTCTACAGGTGCTTCCGAGTCGGGCAGAAGCACCACGGGTGGACTTATCTGAGCGTGAGCCGGAGGTGGAGTTGGAGGTCACCCGTGGCGGCTTAGTGGTTCAGGTGATTACGGTCTTAGAACCGAACGATTTGTTAGTGCTGATTGCCGGGAAAAATCGGGCCGGTGGTCCGGCGTTAGGCCGTGCGGCGGAAACCATCGCCCGCAGTCAACCGAAGTCCTCTATGTTGATTCTTCATTTTCCCGATGAGACGGACAACAGTTAA
- a CDS encoding DNA phosphorothioation-associated protein 4: MVHRVRVAKDKAELVRSLLRQGELTTAPFPTYADILAFAAALGAKHKRRSPIGSAVSREPTPVALDIFISRGYDRLIQLLAILATEEASILSPTEANAEARRVEIFEEYANGGLEILQGELRGAVDYTETLLLLLTFECNPNSQEGNSFDLRRFL, encoded by the coding sequence ATGGTACATCGGGTGCGTGTAGCCAAGGATAAAGCGGAGTTAGTGCGATCGCTGCTGCGTCAGGGAGAGCTGACAACGGCTCCCTTCCCCACCTATGCCGATATTTTGGCCTTTGCGGCGGCCCTAGGGGCCAAACATAAGCGGCGATCGCCCATTGGGAGCGCTGTCAGCCGAGAACCGACCCCCGTGGCCCTCGATATTTTTATTTCCCGTGGCTATGACCGCCTAATTCAACTGCTGGCCATTTTGGCCACAGAAGAGGCCAGCATCCTCTCCCCCACCGAAGCAAACGCAGAAGCCCGACGGGTAGAAATTTTTGAGGAGTATGCCAATGGCGGTCTGGAAATTCTCCAAGGAGAACTGCGAGGGGCAGTCGACTACACCGAAACCCTCTTATTACTCCTGACCTTTGAATGTAATCCTAATAGCCAAGAGGGAAATAGTTTTGATTTGCGGCGTTTTTTATAG
- a CDS encoding peptidoglycan D,D-transpeptidase FtsI family protein encodes MTQFQDVVATPSRLRLLVVWAVLVVAGLGLIFNLFTLQILDRTRFQQQAAAQQQPPPRSLVPRRMIVDARGVPLALDSPVFDLYAHPKLFTAPSQEIAAELGVLLNESPAQLQHKFNSAPTGIPLANWLPQQVAVPIARLRFDGLELIRSSRRLYPQKESAAAVLGYVDADGNGRAGLESTQNEVLEREVVWVGEDPQKTGIIDRAAPPFARFDDQRLQLTLDTRLQRTAEAVLAQKMEEFGAKQGTVIVMDAWDGSLLSFVSLPSYDPNEFYEAPVERFRNWALSDLYEPGSTFKPINVAIALESGAIRPTDTFNDPGRIMVDGWPISNYDYAYAGGRGELTLTDILRDSSNVGMVRIMERMEASDYYDWLQRVELGELTQIDLSPETEGLLKSRQAFLASPVEAATTSFGQGFAITPIQLVRLYGSLANGGYLVTPHVVQGLTDTAGRLQQEPQRPQQVRIFSEETVRQVVKMMEDAVEEGTGQNARIPGYRIAGKTGTAQKSLGNGGGYSSSAVVASFLAIFPAENPRYLVFVALDEPLSGTGGQVAAPVSRSVIERMITLYQIPPS; translated from the coding sequence ATGACTCAGTTTCAAGATGTGGTCGCCACCCCCTCCCGGTTGCGCTTGCTCGTGGTTTGGGCCGTGTTAGTGGTGGCTGGCTTGGGCTTAATCTTCAATCTGTTTACCCTACAAATTCTCGACAGAACACGATTTCAGCAACAGGCCGCCGCTCAGCAGCAACCGCCGCCCCGGAGTCTCGTGCCACGACGGATGATTGTGGATGCCCGAGGAGTCCCCTTGGCCCTTGACAGTCCTGTCTTTGATCTTTACGCCCACCCAAAACTGTTCACCGCTCCCTCACAGGAAATTGCCGCCGAGTTGGGGGTGCTATTGAACGAATCCCCCGCTCAACTCCAACACAAATTCAATAGTGCCCCCACGGGCATTCCCTTGGCAAACTGGTTGCCGCAACAGGTGGCTGTTCCCATTGCCCGACTCCGGTTCGATGGCTTAGAACTCATCCGCTCTTCTCGTCGCTTGTATCCACAGAAGGAGAGTGCAGCGGCAGTGTTGGGGTATGTGGATGCAGATGGGAATGGCCGGGCAGGACTGGAGTCTACCCAAAACGAGGTTTTAGAACGAGAGGTGGTCTGGGTGGGGGAAGATCCCCAGAAGACGGGAATTATCGATCGCGCTGCACCTCCCTTTGCTCGCTTTGATGATCAACGGCTGCAACTAACCCTAGACACCCGCCTACAACGGACAGCGGAGGCGGTTTTGGCTCAAAAAATGGAGGAATTTGGGGCCAAACAGGGAACGGTCATTGTCATGGATGCCTGGGATGGCTCCTTGTTATCTTTTGTCTCTCTGCCCTCCTACGATCCCAATGAGTTTTATGAGGCTCCGGTAGAGCGCTTCCGCAATTGGGCCTTGAGTGACTTATATGAACCCGGTTCTACCTTCAAACCTATCAATGTGGCGATCGCCCTAGAGTCAGGAGCCATCCGGCCTACGGATACCTTCAACGATCCGGGCCGCATCATGGTCGATGGCTGGCCCATCTCCAACTATGATTATGCCTATGCCGGGGGTCGAGGGGAACTGACGTTGACGGATATTCTTCGCGATTCGAGCAATGTGGGCATGGTTCGCATCATGGAACGGATGGAGGCCAGTGATTATTATGATTGGCTGCAACGGGTGGAGTTAGGAGAACTGACCCAGATTGATCTCTCCCCTGAAACGGAAGGACTTCTCAAAAGCCGTCAGGCGTTTCTGGCGTCTCCCGTCGAGGCAGCCACCACCTCCTTTGGACAGGGATTTGCCATTACCCCAATTCAGTTGGTGCGTCTGTATGGCAGTTTGGCCAATGGGGGCTATTTGGTGACTCCCCATGTAGTCCAAGGACTCACCGATACAGCGGGCCGGTTACAGCAGGAGCCTCAGCGTCCCCAACAGGTTCGCATTTTTTCTGAGGAGACGGTGCGACAGGTGGTCAAGATGATGGAAGATGCGGTCGAAGAGGGAACCGGTCAAAATGCGCGGATTCCTGGTTATCGGATTGCTGGGAAAACAGGAACGGCTCAGAAAAGTTTAGGGAATGGGGGAGGCTATTCCAGTTCAGCGGTGGTCGCCAGTTTTCTGGCCATTTTTCCCGCTGAAAATCCCCGCTATTTGGTGTTTGTTGCCCTGGATGAGCCATTGTCTGGCACAGGAGGACAGGTGGCGGCCCCGGTGAGCCGGTCCGTGATTGAACGAATGATTACCCTCTATCAGATTCCCCCAAGTTGA
- a CDS encoding glutathione S-transferase family protein — protein sequence MCELDWRAAVAQVRGVVLGSSPGRLLASFFPCFDVVPMRLLQFSTSHYCRKVRLALGYKRIPYEVENLTPGAHRFKLKPLVGLTTVPVLLPESPDGPVAVGDSTEILKFLEGYSPEPSWAVEESEGHRRAWLLEDWLDESIGTATRFLYYDFRAKEGKSVNPSWFAQTLVKVVRVQYDISPAGVALARQRLTLALTELSQRWRDSPYLVGDRLSVADLTAAGLLSPLALIPQYRQDYPWLFERIEQIHECCQEPLPPGLMS from the coding sequence ATGTGCGAGCTGGACTGGCGAGCCGCTGTCGCTCAGGTGCGAGGGGTCGTTTTGGGGTCATCCCCAGGCCGGCTCCTCGCCTCTTTTTTCCCCTGTTTTGATGTTGTCCCCATGCGCCTTCTTCAGTTCAGCACCTCCCACTATTGCCGTAAGGTTCGCCTGGCGTTGGGTTATAAGCGGATTCCCTATGAGGTGGAGAATTTAACTCCTGGCGCTCACCGCTTCAAATTGAAACCGTTAGTGGGGTTGACGACCGTTCCTGTGTTGTTGCCCGAGTCTCCTGACGGTCCGGTGGCGGTCGGGGACTCGACGGAGATTTTAAAATTTTTAGAGGGATACTCCCCTGAGCCGTCTTGGGCTGTCGAGGAGTCTGAGGGTCATCGCCGGGCCTGGCTGTTGGAAGATTGGCTCGATGAGAGTATTGGCACGGCTACCCGCTTTCTCTATTACGATTTCCGAGCCAAAGAGGGAAAGTCTGTTAATCCCTCTTGGTTTGCGCAAACTTTAGTTAAGGTGGTGCGGGTTCAGTATGATATCAGTCCGGCCGGGGTGGCGTTGGCTCGCCAGCGTCTGACTTTGGCGTTGACGGAACTGTCACAGCGGTGGCGGGACTCGCCCTATTTGGTGGGCGATCGCCTCAGTGTGGCGGATCTTACAGCGGCGGGCCTGTTGAGTCCCCTGGCGTTGATTCCTCAATACCGACAGGACTATCCCTGGCTGTTTGAGCGGATTGAGCAGATTCACGAGTGTTGTCAGGAACCCCTCCCCCCAGGATTAATGTCATGA